A window from Entomoplasma freundtii encodes these proteins:
- the rplB gene encoding 50S ribosomal protein L2, producing the protein MAIKKYKATTNGRRNMTTIDYQSVLTNDRPEKSLLESLNKNGGRNNQGRITTRHQGGGHKRKYRVVDFKRNKHDIPGTISSIEYDPNRNAFISLVNYADGEKRYILFAKGMTVGTTVIAGENADIKVGNAAPLKNIPEGTLIHNVELKPGKGGQMARSAGAFVQLLGKDEDGKYVTIRLSSGEVRKVLATNYATIGEVGNAEHSLVNWGKAGRNRWKGIRPTVRGSVMNPNDHPHGGGEGRAPIGRSKPVTPWGKPALGVPTRNKKKASQKLIVRKRNK; encoded by the coding sequence ATGGCAATTAAAAAATATAAGGCAACCACAAATGGGCGCCGTAATATGACAACAATTGATTACCAGAGTGTGTTAACTAATGACCGCCCTGAAAAATCATTATTGGAGTCATTAAACAAAAATGGTGGTCGTAATAACCAAGGTCGCATTACTACTCGCCATCAAGGGGGAGGACATAAACGTAAATACCGTGTTGTGGACTTCAAACGTAACAAACATGATATTCCTGGAACAATTTCTTCCATTGAATATGACCCAAATAGAAATGCTTTTATTTCGTTAGTTAACTATGCTGATGGAGAAAAACGCTACATTCTTTTTGCCAAAGGGATGACTGTGGGAACAACAGTTATTGCTGGGGAAAACGCCGACATTAAAGTTGGGAACGCCGCACCACTAAAAAATATTCCGGAAGGAACTTTAATTCACAACGTGGAATTAAAACCTGGTAAAGGTGGACAAATGGCCCGCAGTGCTGGAGCCTTCGTTCAATTATTAGGAAAAGACGAAGATGGTAAATATGTCACTATTCGTCTAAGCTCAGGAGAAGTAAGAAAGGTTTTAGCAACTAACTATGCCACAATTGGTGAAGTTGGTAATGCTGAACATAGCTTAGTTAACTGAGGAAAAGCTGGTCGTAACCGTTGAAAAGGAATTCGTCCAACTGTCAGAGGTTCAGTTATGAACCCTAACGATCACCCTCATGGAGGGGGAGAAGGTCGTGCCCCAATTGGTCGTAGCAAACCTGTTACCCCTTGAGGAAAACCAGCTTTAGGGGTTCCAACTCGTAACAAGAAAAAAGCTTCACAAAAATTAATCGTTAGAAAACGTAATAAATAG
- the rplV gene encoding 50S ribosomal protein L22: MEAKAQLSMIRISPRKVRLVVDTIRNKPVSQAVSILNNLDKAASEPVLKLLNSAIANAVNNNGMEADRLYIKTAYVNEGPTLKRFRPRAQGRAFEILKRTSHITIVVSDEMK; the protein is encoded by the coding sequence ATGGAAGCAAAAGCACAATTAAGCATGATTCGTATCTCTCCTCGTAAAGTTCGTTTAGTAGTAGATACCATTCGTAATAAACCAGTTTCACAAGCAGTTTCAATCCTAAACAATTTGGATAAAGCGGCTAGTGAACCAGTTTTAAAACTTTTAAACTCAGCTATCGCTAACGCTGTTAATAACAACGGAATGGAAGCTGACCGTTTATACATCAAAACCGCTTATGTAAACGAAGGACCAACTTTAAAACGTTTCCGTCCTCGTGCACAAGGGCGCGCATTTGAAATTTTAAAAAGAACTAGTCACATCACAATTGTTGTTAGTGACGAAATGAAATAG
- the rpsJ gene encoding 30S ribosomal protein S10, whose product MADQKMRIKLKGYDHAIVDQSIRKIIEAAEGTGAKVVGPIPLPTDKQVITILRAVHKYKDSREQFEMRTHKRLLEILNPTPTTIDTLKRVKLPSGVEIEIKL is encoded by the coding sequence ATGGCAGATCAAAAAATGAGAATTAAGTTAAAAGGTTACGATCATGCAATCGTAGACCAAAGTATTCGCAAAATTATTGAAGCTGCTGAAGGAACTGGAGCCAAAGTTGTTGGACCAATTCCTTTACCAACTGATAAACAAGTTATTACCATTTTACGTGCTGTTCACAAGTACAAAGATTCTCGTGAACAATTCGAAATGCGAACACACAAAAGATTACTTGAAATTTTAAACCCAACACCAACTACAATTGACACCCTAAAACGTGTTAAATTGCCATCAGGTGTTGAAATCGAAATTAAATTATAA
- the rpsC gene encoding 30S ribosomal protein S3, whose amino-acid sequence MGQKVSPNVLRLGINRDWEERWYAEKGQYVTWLNQDIKIRETLMKLLKDAAISKITIERTSKNVTLVIKTARPAMVMGENNKRLEDITLAVRKILKDRKIQINIKVVAVEHPDGDAALVARWIGEQITNRASFRTVQKLAIRRALKTPGVKGIKTSVSGRLGGVEMARTEGYLEGSVPLATLRANIDYALYEAKTTYGQIGVKVWINHGEVLEKKRSNNFHTNTNTHNSNYNSNRNAKVAHENGNGNINRQGSKEEVKGGTR is encoded by the coding sequence ATGGGACAAAAAGTATCACCAAACGTTTTACGTTTAGGAATCAACCGTGATTGAGAAGAGCGTTGATATGCTGAAAAAGGTCAATACGTTACTTGATTAAATCAAGATATTAAAATTCGTGAAACCTTAATGAAGCTCTTGAAAGACGCTGCCATTTCAAAAATCACAATTGAAAGAACTTCAAAGAATGTGACTTTAGTTATTAAAACTGCTCGTCCAGCAATGGTAATGGGTGAAAATAATAAACGCCTTGAAGACATTACTCTAGCAGTTCGCAAGATTTTGAAAGATCGTAAAATCCAAATTAACATCAAAGTTGTGGCTGTTGAACATCCAGATGGCGATGCTGCTTTGGTAGCACGTTGAATTGGAGAACAAATTACCAACCGTGCTTCATTTAGAACAGTACAAAAATTAGCAATTCGTCGTGCCTTGAAAACACCAGGAGTTAAAGGAATTAAAACTTCAGTTTCTGGTCGTCTTGGGGGCGTAGAAATGGCTCGTACCGAGGGTTATCTAGAAGGTTCAGTACCATTGGCAACTCTTCGCGCCAATATTGACTACGCACTTTACGAAGCTAAAACAACTTATGGTCAAATCGGAGTTAAAGTTTGAATTAACCATGGGGAAGTGTTGGAAAAGAAACGTTCAAACAACTTTCACACTAACACTAACACCCATAACTCAAACTACAACTCTAACCGTAATGCAAAAGTAGCTCACGAAAATGGAAATGGTAACATTAACCGCCAAGGGAGCAAAGAAGAAGTAAAGGGAGGAACAAGATAG
- a CDS encoding papain-like cysteine protease family protein, which produces MQKLLITLTTIFFSNSTIASIIPPTASQTKILAQTAQPQEEKKEVFLDVPSVLQNGADYCVAASLVSIFKFWGWIENKSQEEIFHEARLVSQTPASESGIRVNNNTAIYMNDFIHQTTNQEATYGFSGIDITFGISLDDIEIFSTYVWNSLSINIPLIVGMFPSPGLGHALVLCGYEESLDNHWYDEYGMMDPADGQIYWIMAQDLHQSFKHGFTLIGHDKMPSIKDALQIEITPFDKELRDLPGNNIPAFAGEVQLNITKHTGISNFSYFNVAFDILSLPDFKSEIKKVNDDPDLMSSFGLNTAIFPNTDIDQWGSQNTIFHSFGETIGCETIKTWTSIQLLISRIQNNELMLYLRFYGGWQVTRDSNFTPTAVNYELTGRQKISSGPTIILRRNLQPHKVTC; this is translated from the coding sequence ATGCAGAAATTACTCATTACTTTAACCACAATATTTTTTAGTAATTCTACCATCGCCTCTATTATTCCGCCCACCGCTAGTCAAACAAAAATTTTAGCCCAAACCGCTCAACCTCAAGAAGAAAAAAAGGAAGTTTTTTTAGACGTCCCATCAGTACTTCAAAATGGAGCAGATTATTGTGTGGCAGCTTCATTAGTAAGTATTTTTAAATTTTGGGGTTGAATCGAAAATAAAAGTCAGGAGGAAATTTTTCATGAAGCCCGGCTTGTTTCTCAAACCCCAGCATCTGAATCAGGAATAAGAGTTAACAACAATACTGCTATTTATATGAATGATTTCATCCACCAAACCACAAACCAAGAAGCGACTTATGGTTTCTCCGGTATTGATATTACTTTTGGTATCTCTCTAGACGATATCGAGATTTTTTCGACCTATGTTTGAAATTCTTTATCAATTAACATACCACTTATAGTAGGAATGTTTCCTAGTCCTGGCTTGGGCCATGCCCTCGTCCTTTGCGGCTATGAAGAAAGTCTTGACAATCATTGGTATGATGAGTATGGCATGATGGACCCTGCTGATGGTCAAATTTATTGAATCATGGCCCAAGATCTCCACCAGTCATTTAAGCATGGTTTTACGCTTATCGGACATGACAAAATGCCATCAATAAAAGATGCTTTGCAAATAGAGATCACTCCTTTTGACAAAGAATTGCGCGATTTGCCAGGCAATAACATACCTGCTTTTGCCGGTGAGGTTCAGTTGAATATAACAAAGCATACCGGAATTTCTAACTTTTCTTATTTTAATGTTGCCTTTGACATCCTTTCCTTGCCAGACTTTAAATCAGAAATTAAAAAAGTGAATGATGACCCTGACTTAATGAGTTCCTTTGGTCTTAACACTGCCATTTTCCCAAATACCGATATAGATCAATGGGGAAGTCAGAATACGATTTTTCATTCCTTTGGCGAGACGATTGGTTGCGAAACAATTAAAACTTGGACAAGTATCCAACTACTAATAAGTCGAATTCAAAACAATGAATTAATGCTTTACTTACGATTCTACGGCGGCTGACAAGTAACTAGGGATTCAAATTTCACCCCCACTGCTGTCAATTACGAATTGACAGGAAGACAGAAAATTAGTAGTGGTCCCACAATAATACTTAGAAGAAATCTTCAACCACACAAAGTCACTTGCTAG
- the rplC gene encoding 50S ribosomal protein L3 has translation MKGILGRKLGMTQVFGENGKLIPVTAIEVLPNTVLQVKTLETDGYQALQLGAQDKRENLVNKPEAGHFKKANSAPKRFVKEIRNMEGFAQGSEILPEDIFSAGQFVDVTGTSKGKGFQGSIVRHNYARGPMGHGSGYHRGVGSMGAIINRIFKSKKMPGHMGHAQRTIQNLEVVLVDNQQNLMLIKGSIPGPKNQFIVIKENAKGRTNNQAAKLVNRTSKPEVEEKA, from the coding sequence ATGAAAGGAATCTTAGGACGTAAATTAGGGATGACTCAAGTTTTCGGTGAAAATGGAAAATTAATTCCAGTAACCGCAATTGAAGTACTTCCTAACACCGTTTTACAAGTTAAAACTCTTGAAACAGACGGTTATCAAGCTTTACAACTTGGTGCTCAAGACAAGAGAGAAAACTTAGTAAATAAACCTGAAGCTGGCCACTTCAAAAAGGCCAATTCTGCACCTAAGCGCTTCGTAAAAGAAATTCGTAACATGGAAGGATTTGCTCAAGGCAGCGAAATCTTACCAGAGGATATCTTTAGTGCAGGTCAATTCGTCGATGTAACCGGAACTTCAAAAGGAAAAGGTTTCCAAGGATCAATCGTGCGTCATAACTACGCTCGTGGACCAATGGGTCATGGATCAGGATACCACCGTGGAGTTGGTTCGATGGGAGCCATCATTAACCGTATTTTCAAATCAAAGAAAATGCCAGGTCACATGGGGCATGCCCAACGAACTATCCAAAACTTGGAAGTAGTGTTAGTTGATAACCAACAAAACCTAATGTTAATCAAAGGATCAATCCCAGGACCAAAAAACCAATTTATCGTAATTAAAGAAAACGCTAAGGGTCGTACTAATAATCAAGCAGCAAAATTAGTAAATAGAACTTCTAAACCAGAAGTTGAAGAAAAAGCATAG
- a CDS encoding papain-like cysteine protease family protein, which translates to MKKLLSYLLTIFLTNPIITSLPIIQNHQNQLFNSPHSLQKDKLFLKVPQIVQIGADYCVAASLISLFSFWGWEKDKTQSQIYQEARAITKTPTWETGIRANKDLANYINDFIQKTTGKEADYKFNGVDISFGVSLDDIAIFSTYVWNSLSLNTPIIMGIHPNRGLGHAVVLCGYEEDLDNHWFDKYLFMDPTDGKFYEVIAQDLHKIFKYGFKLLGHGNMIGINNGVSIDISAFNDELKSIAGDNKPIFIDEVTVNLTQNVAISDLSYFSTAFSSIDFPSFRSEIKKVNDDPDIRECFGISTSLLPNTNVDYWKSENKLVHAYSEVIGCETIRTWISVTILINRSLNNDLTLSFRFYGGAKVTKNNTLQEIESPYELTGRIKIISGPNLILRRNLEA; encoded by the coding sequence ATGAAAAAATTACTAAGTTATTTATTAACAATATTTCTTACTAATCCAATAATTACGTCCCTTCCAATCATACAAAACCACCAAAACCAGCTTTTCAATTCTCCTCATTCACTCCAAAAAGATAAGTTATTTTTGAAAGTGCCACAAATAGTACAAATCGGTGCGGATTATTGTGTCGCTGCTTCGCTTATTAGTCTTTTTAGTTTTTGAGGTTGAGAAAAAGATAAAACCCAATCCCAAATTTACCAAGAAGCTCGGGCAATTACAAAAACTCCAACTTGAGAAACTGGGATTCGAGCTAATAAAGACTTGGCTAACTATATCAATGATTTCATTCAGAAGACAACTGGCAAAGAAGCGGATTACAAATTTAACGGAGTTGATATATCTTTCGGAGTATCACTTGATGACATTGCCATTTTTTCCACATATGTTTGGAATTCCTTGTCACTTAATACACCAATTATAATGGGTATACATCCCAATCGTGGTCTTGGTCATGCTGTTGTTCTTTGTGGTTATGAAGAAGATTTAGATAACCATTGGTTTGATAAATACCTCTTTATGGACCCAACTGATGGCAAGTTTTATGAAGTAATTGCTCAAGACTTACACAAAATTTTTAAATATGGCTTTAAGCTTCTTGGACATGGCAATATGATTGGCATCAATAATGGTGTTTCTATAGATATTTCGGCCTTTAATGATGAACTAAAAAGCATTGCAGGAGACAATAAGCCCATTTTTATTGATGAAGTGACGGTTAACCTAACCCAAAACGTCGCCATTTCAGACCTTTCATATTTTTCAACAGCTTTCAGTAGCATTGACTTCCCCAGTTTTAGGTCAGAAATTAAAAAGGTAAATGATGATCCAGATATAAGAGAATGTTTTGGCATTAGTACAAGTTTACTCCCCAATACAAATGTTGATTATTGAAAAAGCGAAAACAAATTGGTACATGCCTATAGTGAAGTGATTGGCTGTGAAACAATTAGAACTTGAATCAGCGTAACAATTTTAATAAACCGTTCATTAAATAATGATTTAACCCTTTCTTTCCGTTTCTATGGAGGTGCCAAGGTAACGAAAAATAATACATTACAAGAAATTGAAAGTCCTTACGAATTAACGGGAAGAATAAAAATTATTAGCGGTCCAAATTTAATACTCAGGCGAAACCTAGAAGCATAA
- a CDS encoding papain-like cysteine protease family protein, which translates to MKKILLALSTIFLGSLNINTVFSTSLTNPSISAQGPSVQENKVFLSVPSVTQLGSDYCVAASLVSIFRFWGWTENKSQSEIFQEARQVTNTPPSENGVSANKELGEYMNNFIDKATNKKARYNFDAYRVTFGISIDDIAAFSSYVWNSLSLNTPLLMGIHPTLGLGHAVVICGYEESVDNIWYDKYIFMDPADGLTYNIMAKDIHQSFKYGIKIYGHGNLLGLKQQVRITVDPFTKELKDISANNTSVYAGEIRLNLTKHTGISDFSYFTTAFSLINLPGFSSEIKKVNDDPDIKKPLGFYTDVFPKTNIDHWNSKNEVIHIFSEVIGCETIATWVSLWILIEREQNNDLTLYLGFYGGVKVTKNSYKTNEVSPNELKGRVKISSGETLILQRNLNIS; encoded by the coding sequence ATGAAAAAAATATTACTTGCCCTATCAACTATATTTTTAGGAAGTTTAAATATAAACACTGTTTTTAGTACTTCCCTCACTAATCCAAGTATTTCTGCGCAAGGACCAAGTGTCCAAGAAAATAAAGTGTTTTTATCGGTGCCATCTGTCACCCAACTTGGCTCGGATTATTGTGTCGCCGCCTCGTTGGTAAGTATTTTTAGATTCTGGGGTTGAACCGAAAATAAAAGTCAATCAGAAATTTTTCAAGAAGCTCGTCAAGTTACCAATACACCGCCATCAGAAAATGGTGTTAGTGCCAATAAAGAACTTGGTGAATACATGAATAACTTTATCGATAAGGCCACTAATAAAAAAGCGCGCTACAATTTTGATGCCTATAGGGTGACTTTCGGCATTTCAATCGATGATATTGCTGCTTTTTCCAGCTATGTTTGGAATTCTTTATCGCTTAACACCCCTCTCTTAATGGGTATTCATCCAACCCTTGGTCTTGGTCATGCCGTAGTTATTTGTGGTTACGAAGAAAGTGTCGATAACATTTGGTACGATAAATACATATTTATGGATCCTGCCGACGGTTTGACTTATAACATAATGGCTAAAGATATCCACCAAAGTTTTAAATACGGTATAAAAATTTATGGTCATGGCAACCTGCTTGGTTTAAAACAACAAGTGAGAATAACTGTTGATCCATTTACCAAAGAACTAAAAGATATTTCCGCTAACAATACTTCAGTTTATGCAGGCGAAATACGCTTAAATCTCACAAAACATACTGGAATTTCTGATTTTTCTTATTTCACTACTGCCTTTAGTTTGATTAATCTTCCTGGTTTCAGTTCAGAAATTAAAAAGGTAAATGATGATCCCGATATCAAAAAGCCTTTAGGTTTCTATACTGATGTATTTCCTAAAACCAACATTGACCATTGAAATAGTAAAAATGAAGTCATTCATATTTTTAGTGAAGTCATTGGTTGTGAAACAATTGCCACTTGGGTTAGTTTATGGATTTTAATAGAACGGGAACAAAATAATGACCTTACTCTTTATTTAGGTTTCTATGGAGGTGTCAAAGTAACGAAAAATAGTTACAAAACTAATGAGGTTAGTCCTAACGAATTAAAGGGCCGTGTCAAAATTAGTAGTGGTGAGACATTGATTCTTCAAAGAAATTTGAATATTTCGTAA
- the rpsS gene encoding 30S ribosomal protein S19, with translation MSRSLKKGPFVDDYLLKKVETMGDKKEVIKTWSRRSTIFPQFVGHTFAVYNGKEFIPVYVTEDMIGHKLGEFSPTRKFGGHGSDKGKR, from the coding sequence ATGTCTAGATCATTAAAAAAAGGTCCCTTTGTTGATGACTATCTTTTGAAAAAGGTAGAAACAATGGGTGATAAAAAAGAAGTGATTAAAACTTGATCACGTCGTTCGACAATTTTCCCTCAATTTGTGGGTCATACTTTCGCGGTTTATAACGGGAAAGAATTTATTCCAGTTTATGTCACTGAAGATATGATTGGTCACAAACTTGGTGAGTTCTCACCAACTCGTAAGTTTGGTGGCCATGGAAGTGACAAAGGAAAAAGATAG
- a CDS encoding C39 family peptidase, protein MQKLLITLTALFFSSSTLTPLVPNIPSQTKTSLALQNFDPHENRQAFLDVPRIEQIGEDYCVAASLVSIFKFWGWEENKTQGQIFQEARNVTETPSTEEGVRVNIQLATYVNNFIHEATGQNANYAFNGLGITFGISLDDITVFSTYVWDSLSNNVPLILGMHPERGLGHSLILCGYQESIDNHWYDEYFLMDPADGKIYNILAQDLHRSFKYGFTIIGRGNILPAKRGLEIDLEQFTNELRDLPGNEVPVFAGEVHLNLTKHTGISDFSYFTTAFMGLSLPSLQAEIKKVNDDPVVLTGFGMFLDSFPSTNIDQWRSALTIFHTFSEAIGCETIKTWVGVETLIERAQNNNLILYLRFYGAAKVTREANSKLNSSNYELTGRIKITSGPKLNIIRNLQPQNS, encoded by the coding sequence ATGCAAAAATTATTAATTACCTTAACAGCATTATTTTTTAGTAGTTCTACTCTTACTCCCCTTGTTCCTAACATACCCTCACAAACAAAGACATCATTGGCGTTGCAAAACTTTGATCCACATGAAAACAGGCAAGCCTTTTTAGATGTACCAAGAATAGAACAGATTGGTGAGGATTATTGTGTCGCCGCTTCATTAGTAAGTATTTTTAAATTTTGAGGTTGGGAAGAAAATAAAACCCAAGGTCAAATTTTTCAAGAAGCTCGAAATGTGACCGAAACACCCTCAACTGAAGAAGGAGTAAGGGTTAATATCCAGTTGGCCACTTATGTAAATAATTTTATCCACGAGGCAACTGGCCAAAATGCTAATTATGCTTTTAATGGACTCGGAATCACTTTTGGCATTTCTTTAGATGATATTACGGTTTTTTCGACTTACGTTTGGGATTCTCTCTCAAACAACGTGCCGTTAATTTTAGGAATGCATCCAGAACGTGGTTTGGGGCACTCGCTTATTCTTTGCGGCTACCAAGAAAGTATTGATAACCATTGATATGACGAATACTTCCTAATGGATCCTGCAGATGGAAAAATCTACAATATTTTGGCCCAAGATCTTCATCGATCTTTTAAATATGGTTTTACAATTATTGGTCGTGGCAACATTCTGCCAGCGAAGAGAGGTCTAGAAATTGACCTTGAACAGTTTACTAATGAATTACGAGACTTGCCCGGAAACGAAGTGCCTGTTTTTGCAGGCGAAGTCCACTTAAATCTCACAAAGCACACCGGAATTTCTGATTTTTCTTATTTCACAACCGCTTTTATGGGTCTCTCGCTTCCCTCGCTTCAGGCAGAAATTAAAAAGGTGAATGATGATCCGGTGGTCTTGACAGGTTTTGGGATGTTTTTGGATTCATTTCCCTCAACAAATATCGACCAATGACGAAGTGCACTTACAATTTTCCACACTTTTAGCGAAGCTATTGGGTGTGAGACTATTAAAACTTGAGTTGGAGTGGAAACTTTAATTGAACGGGCTCAAAATAACAACTTAATCCTTTATTTACGATTCTACGGTGCTGCTAAAGTCACACGAGAAGCTAACTCTAAATTAAACTCTTCAAATTATGAATTAACCGGACGAATAAAAATCACGAGTGGTCCTAAATTAAACATTATACGAAATTTACAACCGCAAAATTCTTAA
- a CDS encoding C39 family peptidase, translated as MKKILLALTSLLLNNSVFASVVSSPINQPIISTLETQEESLFLDVPSITQIGSDYCAPASLVSIFSYWGWEKDKTQSQIYQEVRAATESPVEIPGVPFNNLLAIYMNDFIQKTTGKETRYYYNAVDATFGISLEDIAIFSTYVWSSLSLNVPLLMGIHPIQELGHAVVLCGYEENLDNHWYDQYTFMDPFDGKFFDIIARDIHRDFKYGMGILGYGDMLTISDQVEINIDSFTKEIRDIPGNNQPVFVAKIGINLTKYTGISDFSYFYTAFSIFGLPNFKSEIKKVNDDPDIKEGLALSSNVLPKKNVDEWIGKNTVIHSFSEVIGCETIKTWLRLKIALQREQNNDLVIWLVFYGGAKVTKDKNFKDSDLPYELTGRIKINSSSTFVLKRKQLYNYQFLSK; from the coding sequence ATGAAAAAAATATTGCTTGCCCTAACGTCACTCCTACTTAATAATTCGGTGTTCGCTTCGGTTGTTTCCTCTCCGATTAATCAACCAATAATTTCGACTCTAGAGACTCAGGAGGAGAGTCTCTTCCTAGATGTTCCTTCAATAACTCAGATTGGCTCAGATTATTGTGCCCCAGCCTCCTTAGTGAGTATTTTTAGTTATTGGGGCTGAGAAAAGGACAAAACTCAATCACAAATTTATCAAGAAGTCCGTGCTGCTACAGAATCACCTGTCGAGATTCCGGGAGTACCTTTCAATAACTTATTAGCTATTTATATGAATGACTTTATCCAAAAAACAACTGGCAAAGAGACAAGATACTATTACAATGCAGTTGACGCAACTTTTGGAATTTCGTTAGAGGACATTGCTATTTTCTCAACATATGTTTGAAGTTCGTTATCACTTAACGTGCCACTATTAATGGGGATTCATCCAATTCAGGAGCTTGGTCATGCTGTTGTCCTTTGTGGTTATGAAGAAAACCTAGACAACCATTGGTATGATCAATATACTTTTATGGACCCCTTCGATGGTAAGTTTTTTGACATAATAGCTCGAGACATCCATCGGGACTTTAAATATGGGATGGGTATCCTCGGGTATGGTGATATGTTAACAATAAGTGACCAAGTAGAAATAAATATTGATTCCTTTACCAAGGAAATAAGAGATATTCCCGGTAACAACCAACCAGTTTTCGTGGCCAAAATCGGCATTAACTTAACAAAATACACAGGCATTTCAGATTTTTCTTATTTCTACACTGCTTTCTCTATTTTTGGTCTTCCGAACTTTAAATCAGAAATTAAAAAAGTTAATGATGACCCTGATATAAAGGAGGGTTTGGCTCTTTCCTCAAATGTTTTACCGAAAAAAAATGTTGATGAATGAATAGGCAAGAATACAGTTATCCATTCATTTAGTGAAGTCATTGGTTGTGAAACTATTAAAACTTGACTTAGGTTAAAGATTGCCTTGCAACGTGAACAAAATAATGACTTAGTAATTTGGTTAGTGTTCTATGGAGGAGCAAAAGTTACAAAAGATAAAAACTTTAAAGATTCCGACCTTCCTTACGAATTAACGGGAAGAATAAAAATTAATAGTAGCTCCACGTTTGTCCTTAAACGAAAACAATTATATAATTATCAATTTCTCTCAAAATAA
- the rplW gene encoding 50S ribosomal protein L23 — MHLTEVIQKPVLTEKSFLGHQNGVYTFLVAKKANKTQIKKTFEEIFEVKVASVRTANYDGKIKVAGRRGRGQNFSAGKTNNYKKAFITLKEGQQLDVLNDL, encoded by the coding sequence ATGCATTTAACTGAAGTAATTCAAAAACCAGTCTTAACTGAAAAAAGCTTTTTAGGACACCAAAACGGCGTTTACACCTTCTTGGTTGCTAAAAAAGCTAACAAAACTCAAATTAAAAAAACTTTTGAAGAAATTTTCGAAGTAAAAGTCGCTTCAGTTCGTACTGCTAACTATGATGGAAAAATCAAAGTTGCCGGACGTCGTGGCCGTGGTCAAAACTTTTCCGCAGGAAAAACTAATAACTACAAAAAAGCATTTATTACATTAAAAGAAGGACAACAATTAGATGTCCTAAATGATTTATAG
- the rplD gene encoding 50S ribosomal protein L4 — MKVQVLDVKGTKVKDLVLNDQVWAIEPHEQSIYDTVVAQQAALRQGTRKVKTRAEVSGGGRKPWRQKGTGRARQGSIRAPQWRGGGVVFGPTPDINYKKSVNKKVRALAFKSVLSLKAKGNDLTILEKFEFTTPSTKDMVEVMKNLDLNDDKTLIITKEKEDLVIKSANNLSKVKTLNTHQLNVFDLLNANKLLITEEAVQAIEEVYA; from the coding sequence ATGAAAGTTCAAGTATTAGATGTTAAAGGAACAAAAGTTAAAGATTTAGTTTTAAACGACCAAGTCTGAGCAATTGAACCTCACGAACAATCAATCTACGATACGGTTGTCGCCCAACAAGCTGCTTTGAGACAAGGAACCCGTAAAGTAAAAACACGCGCCGAAGTTTCTGGAGGGGGTCGTAAACCATGACGCCAAAAGGGAACTGGACGTGCACGTCAAGGTTCAATCCGTGCTCCTCAATGAAGAGGTGGAGGAGTTGTCTTTGGTCCTACACCAGACATTAATTACAAAAAATCGGTCAACAAAAAAGTTCGTGCCTTAGCCTTTAAATCAGTATTATCGTTAAAAGCTAAAGGAAACGACTTAACAATTTTAGAAAAATTTGAATTTACTACTCCATCAACAAAAGATATGGTTGAAGTAATGAAAAATTTAGATTTAAATGATGACAAAACTTTAATTATTACTAAAGAAAAAGAAGATTTAGTTATCAAATCAGCAAACAATTTATCAAAAGTTAAAACTTTAAATACCCATCAATTGAATGTATTTGACCTTTTAAATGCTAATAAATTGTTAATCACTGAAGAAGCTGTTCAAGCTATTGAGGAGGTTTACGCCTAA